A genomic segment from Candidatus Binatia bacterium encodes:
- a CDS encoding acetyl-CoA acetyltransferase: MRDERTRLRGAVAIVGAAESDWVGRLPNKSALTLHMEAAHNALVDAGLRKEDVDAVFTAGRNMVNEVPEYLGIRPKYVDGTQMGGCSFMAHVEHAMAGIVAGLFDVALITHGESGYSRVGMPATRWGEDSNNAQFELIYGHAGPTTGYGLVATRHMHVYGTTKEQMAEVAVATRKWASLNPRALMRDPITIDDVLSSRLIAWPFNLLDCCLVTDGGGAIVVTSAERAKDLPKKPVYVLGTGEAVSHQMVSQMPNFDRWDAAIVSGAQAFRMAGVKHEDIDVCELYDAFTIVPILALEALGFCKPGEGGPFVAGQRTAPGGDFPMNTNGGGLSYTHTGMYGMFAIVEAVRQLRGECGPRQVPNAKVALCHGTGGTWSSAATLILSSELP, encoded by the coding sequence ATGCGGGACGAACGTACACGACTGCGCGGCGCCGTTGCGATTGTGGGCGCGGCAGAATCCGATTGGGTGGGCAGGTTGCCGAACAAATCAGCGCTGACGCTCCATATGGAAGCAGCCCACAACGCGCTGGTTGATGCTGGACTGCGCAAGGAAGACGTCGACGCGGTGTTCACCGCAGGCCGCAACATGGTGAACGAGGTGCCCGAGTACCTGGGAATTCGGCCCAAATACGTGGACGGAACCCAAATGGGCGGCTGCTCGTTCATGGCCCACGTTGAGCACGCGATGGCAGGGATTGTCGCCGGGTTATTCGACGTCGCCTTGATCACGCACGGCGAGAGCGGCTACTCGCGCGTCGGCATGCCGGCGACACGCTGGGGAGAGGATTCGAACAACGCCCAGTTCGAACTCATTTACGGCCACGCAGGGCCGACGACCGGCTACGGCTTGGTGGCCACGCGGCACATGCACGTGTACGGAACAACCAAAGAGCAGATGGCAGAAGTCGCGGTGGCCACCCGCAAGTGGGCTTCCTTGAACCCGCGCGCACTGATGCGCGATCCGATCACCATCGACGATGTGCTGTCCTCTCGCCTCATCGCGTGGCCGTTCAATTTGCTCGACTGCTGCTTAGTCACCGATGGTGGCGGCGCGATTGTGGTAACTTCTGCGGAACGGGCCAAAGACTTGCCGAAAAAGCCGGTTTACGTCTTGGGTACAGGCGAGGCCGTGTCGCACCAAATGGTCAGCCAAATGCCCAACTTCGATCGCTGGGACGCAGCCATTGTTTCCGGAGCTCAAGCATTTCGTATGGCCGGGGTCAAACACGAGGACATAGACGTTTGCGAGCTGTACGATGCGTTTACGATCGTACCCATTTTGGCGCTCGAGGCCTTAGGCTTTTGCAAGCCGGGAGAAGGTGGGCCCTTCGTTGCTGGCCAGCGTACCGCCCCAGGCGGTGACTTTCCGATGAACACCAACGGCGGTGGCCTCTCTTATACCCATACGGGAATGTACGGCATGTTCGCCATCGTCGAGGCAGTTCGCCAACTTCGCGGAGAGTGTGGGCCGCGCCAGGTACCGAACGCCAAGGTGGCCCTCTGCCATGGCACCGGCGGAACGTGGAGCTCCGCAGCCACGCTGATCTTGTCCAGCGAGCTTCCCTGA
- the rsfS gene encoding ribosome silencing factor, with product MSARDSALICARAALDKKAYDLVLLEVRSLTSLADYFLICSGRSDTQVQAISQAIEEAMYRAGRKPLSIEGYRHGHWVVQDFGDVVVHIFFEPVRDFYDLERLWAKAPRVPLPETEHSALRVSRAVASGNDEGSCW from the coding sequence TTGTCAGCACGCGACAGCGCTCTCATTTGCGCAAGGGCTGCGTTAGACAAGAAGGCTTACGACTTAGTCTTGCTCGAAGTGAGATCGTTAACGTCGCTCGCTGACTATTTCTTGATCTGCAGCGGCCGGTCGGACACCCAGGTACAGGCAATCTCGCAGGCGATCGAAGAAGCCATGTATCGAGCAGGCCGCAAACCCCTATCAATCGAAGGCTACCGCCATGGCCACTGGGTGGTGCAAGACTTTGGTGATGTGGTCGTGCACATCTTCTTCGAACCGGTGCGCGACTTCTATGATCTCGAACGCCTATGGGCGAAGGCCCCTCGCGTACCGCTGCCGGAAACCGAGCATTCGGCGCTGCGCGTGTCACGGGCAGTCGCTAGTGGGAACGATGAGGGGAGCTGCTGGTGA
- a CDS encoding thiolase family protein produces the protein MDAVYIAGVGMHAFGRFPEKSLTALGAHALRSALKDAEIELAAVNALYCGTCYGGVGAGHKVLGALGATSIPIVNVEAGCASGAAALALGVMALRAQAYDCVAVLGMEKMPKGMIRSSFFERWHEQAGLAVTPAYFALRAQQVLREEGLDVPHLAEVVVKNRGNGAANPCAMFRTAVTVEDVLASPVVCEPLRLWMLCSPNEGAACVILSRKPKAGPRPVRVAAVALRSHHFGNVLGEHTPLSGCSRGVPPSASELAAHDAYEASGFGPGDIHVVECQDTDAARELLAWRELGLCKAGECARALREKWFHAGGRTPVNLSGGLLSKGEPLGASALGQVVYLAWLLQERAPGQSRLNLRVALAHTVGRGANASVAILVAE, from the coding sequence ATGGACGCGGTTTACATTGCCGGGGTGGGCATGCACGCCTTCGGCCGTTTTCCGGAGAAATCCCTCACCGCGCTGGGCGCCCACGCCCTCCGGTCGGCGCTGAAAGATGCAGAGATCGAGCTTGCGGCGGTAAACGCGTTGTACTGTGGAACGTGTTATGGCGGTGTCGGTGCTGGACATAAGGTGCTTGGCGCTCTTGGCGCGACCAGCATCCCGATCGTGAACGTCGAGGCAGGATGCGCCAGTGGTGCGGCGGCGCTCGCGTTGGGTGTCATGGCCCTGCGTGCCCAGGCTTACGATTGCGTGGCTGTTCTTGGAATGGAAAAGATGCCCAAGGGGATGATCCGCTCGAGCTTCTTCGAGCGGTGGCACGAGCAGGCTGGCTTGGCGGTCACGCCGGCGTATTTTGCACTGCGCGCCCAGCAAGTGCTGAGGGAAGAGGGATTGGACGTCCCGCATTTGGCCGAGGTGGTGGTCAAGAACCGGGGAAATGGCGCGGCCAATCCTTGTGCCATGTTTCGGACGGCGGTCACAGTCGAGGATGTGCTGGCCTCGCCCGTGGTGTGCGAGCCATTGCGTTTGTGGATGCTGTGCTCGCCAAACGAAGGGGCGGCGTGCGTGATCTTGAGTCGCAAGCCGAAGGCGGGCCCGCGCCCTGTGCGCGTGGCCGCGGTGGCGTTGCGGTCGCATCACTTCGGGAATGTCTTGGGGGAACACACGCCTCTCAGTGGTTGTTCCCGTGGCGTGCCGCCTTCGGCTTCTGAACTGGCTGCACACGACGCTTATGAGGCATCGGGATTTGGTCCCGGAGACATTCATGTGGTGGAATGTCAAGACACGGACGCCGCGCGCGAGCTTTTAGCTTGGCGAGAACTTGGGCTCTGCAAGGCCGGAGAGTGCGCGCGTGCATTGCGCGAGAAGTGGTTCCACGCTGGCGGCCGCACTCCGGTGAATTTGAGTGGCGGCTTGCTTTCTAAAGGAGAGCCGCTCGGGGCCTCCGCCCTTGGCCAGGTGGTTTATTTGGCTTGGTTACTTCAGGAGCGCGCGCCGGGGCAGTCGCGATTGAACTTGCGTGTGGCACTCGCGCACACAGTGGGGCGGGGAGCGAACGCGTCGGTTGCCATCTTGGTGGCGGAATAG
- a CDS encoding Zn-ribbon domain-containing OB-fold protein: MQTRVSDSRNSLLKPTPETRPFWEAAKRRELRVQQCHDCGAHYFYPRPLCPYCLSRNVGWVTCSGRGRLHTFVINYRPPRHLPADQPYILGIVELEEGPRLMTNIVGVEPDPRAIRCDMPVEVVFEDIDEQFALPKFKPVS, from the coding sequence ATGCAAACACGAGTTTCGGATAGTCGCAATTCCCTGTTGAAACCGACACCGGAGACGCGACCATTTTGGGAGGCTGCAAAGCGGCGCGAGCTGCGCGTTCAGCAGTGCCACGACTGCGGCGCGCACTACTTCTACCCGCGTCCCCTGTGCCCGTACTGTTTGTCCCGCAATGTGGGATGGGTGACCTGTAGCGGTCGCGGTCGGCTGCACACGTTCGTGATCAATTACCGTCCGCCACGTCACCTCCCGGCAGACCAACCCTACATCCTCGGTATCGTGGAGCTGGAAGAAGGCCCGCGGCTGATGACCAACATCGTGGGAGTCGAGCCTGACCCAAGGGCAATCCGCTGTGATATGCCCGTCGAGGTCGTGTTCGAAGACATCGACGAGCAGTTCGCGTTGCCGAAATTCAAACCGGTTTCGTGA
- a CDS encoding HAMP domain-containing histidine kinase, producing MALPLQLRNVTVKTVDPTEALSAGAAVSSATQPQSLLTKKRTILLLRTVVSISTAYLILFGPQGTSPLALAYIAVLLATNLALGWVPESRFHEPSFSAGLLLADTFIVLAGLYLTVGCFSQDFLVIYFFTIFLTAATQGVAQIALAAAVVSGLYAYWLWLTSGGHLGSGEWLRLPFFFIVAVFYAYVTEETKLERWRRQQSEREAARLRALLGLLDPQVARSTTRAWIEIARQALQWAFPHLRCDWVERDSLSGSREVLFAPAGEGNLLAVWREDGEPLEPVEREFCRVAAALGAELEQRQDALQAELGRMRRDLLGLVSHELRTPLHAILGYAEILESDPEWSRTREGAEMLARLRSNAEHLNQVVGDLLLLAEVRSGMAQLRTQRFDLRDLVEDLHNWIKPRLMEKRIKLLVHIDEAVPKLSTDRDKLARLLRCLLSNAVKFSSEGIVRLEASLVESDRVEIRVRDNGPGIPPQERDRIFEPLWLRESSLSRRGTGLGIGLALAKDLAIRLGGEVHCTSQPGNGTTLHVRLPVRFEEEGEAQWQELVSPLVWRTVSRIAH from the coding sequence GTGGCACTTCCGTTGCAGCTTCGAAATGTCACTGTGAAAACGGTGGATCCGACTGAAGCCCTCTCGGCCGGTGCGGCGGTGAGCAGCGCTACACAGCCGCAGTCTTTGTTGACAAAAAAGCGCACAATTTTGTTGCTCCGCACGGTGGTGTCGATTTCCACCGCATACCTCATTCTGTTTGGGCCTCAAGGTACGAGTCCGCTAGCCCTCGCCTACATCGCTGTACTGCTGGCGACGAACTTGGCCTTGGGTTGGGTTCCGGAGAGCCGCTTCCACGAGCCGAGTTTCTCCGCCGGACTGCTCTTGGCAGACACCTTCATTGTGTTGGCGGGCCTCTACTTAACCGTTGGCTGCTTTTCTCAGGATTTTCTTGTCATTTACTTCTTCACCATTTTCCTGACGGCGGCGACTCAAGGAGTGGCGCAAATTGCCCTGGCAGCAGCGGTTGTGAGCGGGCTGTACGCTTATTGGCTGTGGCTGACTTCGGGGGGCCACCTGGGCAGCGGCGAGTGGTTGCGGCTGCCGTTCTTTTTCATTGTGGCGGTGTTCTACGCCTATGTGACCGAGGAAACGAAACTCGAGCGTTGGCGGAGGCAGCAAAGCGAGCGGGAGGCGGCACGGCTACGCGCGCTGCTGGGACTTCTGGATCCGCAAGTGGCGAGGAGCACCACCCGCGCTTGGATCGAAATCGCCCGGCAAGCGTTGCAATGGGCGTTTCCTCACTTGCGTTGCGACTGGGTGGAGCGCGACTCGCTGTCGGGTAGCAGAGAAGTATTGTTCGCGCCTGCAGGAGAAGGCAACTTGCTCGCTGTCTGGCGGGAAGACGGCGAGCCGCTCGAGCCAGTGGAACGAGAGTTTTGTCGGGTTGCGGCGGCGCTCGGAGCGGAGCTCGAACAGCGCCAGGATGCTTTGCAAGCAGAGCTCGGCAGAATGCGGCGGGACTTGCTGGGACTGGTTTCTCACGAACTTCGCACTCCCCTGCACGCCATCCTTGGCTATGCGGAGATTTTGGAATCCGACCCCGAGTGGAGCCGCACGCGCGAAGGTGCGGAAATGCTGGCGCGACTGCGCAGCAACGCAGAACACCTGAACCAGGTGGTCGGCGACTTGCTGCTGCTCGCGGAGGTACGCTCTGGCATGGCGCAACTGCGCACCCAACGTTTCGACTTGCGCGATCTGGTGGAGGACCTGCACAACTGGATTAAACCGCGTCTGATGGAAAAGAGAATAAAGCTGCTCGTGCACATCGATGAAGCCGTGCCCAAGCTCTCGACCGACAGAGACAAGCTCGCCCGCCTCCTGCGCTGCCTGCTCAGCAATGCGGTGAAGTTTTCGTCAGAAGGGATCGTGCGCCTCGAGGCGAGCCTTGTGGAAAGTGACCGTGTTGAGATTCGGGTGCGGGACAACGGGCCAGGAATCCCACCGCAAGAGCGCGACCGGATTTTCGAGCCGTTGTGGCTGCGCGAGTCGTCGCTGAGCCGGCGTGGTACCGGTTTGGGCATTGGCCTCGCCTTGGCCAAGGACTTGGCGATTCGCCTGGGCGGCGAGGTACATTGCACGAGCCAGCCGGGAAATGGCACCACGCTGCACGTGCGCTTGCCAGTTCGCTTCGAAGAGGAAGGCGAAGCGCAATGGCAGGAGCTCGTTAGCCCCCTCGTGTGGCGCACGGTTTCCCGTATCGCCCACTGA
- a CDS encoding OB-fold domain-containing protein: MAAKPVREGLFDVDPASGCVSLLGSECNDCTRLAFPATDSCPYCGAESVKVVRLPSRGEVELCTVIRKAPPGYNGPVPYGLAVVRLMEDLLVIAPVETEHVLERGTPLVCALREVGCDEQGAPLFAYCFRAADPPRAEHPTVR, from the coding sequence ATGGCAGCAAAACCAGTGCGCGAGGGACTGTTTGACGTCGATCCAGCCTCTGGTTGCGTTTCTTTGCTCGGCAGCGAGTGCAACGACTGCACCCGTCTTGCCTTCCCCGCGACCGACTCTTGCCCCTATTGTGGGGCAGAGTCTGTGAAGGTCGTGCGGCTGCCGTCGCGGGGTGAGGTTGAACTCTGCACAGTTATTCGCAAGGCGCCACCGGGCTACAACGGGCCAGTCCCTTACGGCTTGGCCGTCGTGCGGCTGATGGAGGATTTGTTGGTCATCGCGCCGGTGGAGACGGAGCACGTGTTGGAACGTGGTACACCGCTCGTGTGCGCCCTGCGCGAGGTGGGTTGCGACGAGCAGGGCGCCCCCTTGTTCGCGTATTGTTTTCGCGCTGCAGATCCGCCACGTGCCGAACACCCTACGGTGCGTTGA
- a CDS encoding transglycosylase SLT domain-containing protein, with product MRGWVRAVAVAVAGLVGGPSVVRRALAVTFVWLVPELAWAALPYPPELRPQVEFWKKIFAHYKQTEVVVHDSLVPERIYSVLDFSADAAELQSDVLPTYVQIRVDQEKERIRSLLVRLHQNGGQPSAWSQEERRLAWLFRSDRSEDKFLLAADPKRIRAQRGLREKFAEGIRISGRYLPTMEAIFRAEGLPIELTRLPLVESCFNVRAYSKAGAAGIWQFMPETGRRFMRVDDLVDERRDPVESTKAAAKFLKQNYAKLGTWPLAVTAYNHGPAGMQRAVEAVGTRDFVEILRRYQGPGFGFASRNFYAELLAAIEIEREAERYYGPIERLRPFDLEAVELRGSVPFSVLARLAGVDGETLAEWNPSLTPRVTEGRAPAPQGFRLRLPRANRATFETRYAAWRKEREGQVQLARRQGSRKSRSQREPVAAVAQSSAKAKRTHRVKRGQTLTAIARMYGLSVAEIERENRLRRGARLRAGQVLIIPEG from the coding sequence ATGCGCGGATGGGTCCGAGCAGTAGCGGTGGCAGTAGCAGGTTTGGTCGGAGGGCCGAGTGTGGTGCGACGCGCTCTGGCAGTGACGTTCGTGTGGCTCGTGCCGGAGTTGGCCTGGGCTGCGCTTCCCTACCCCCCGGAACTGCGCCCGCAGGTCGAGTTTTGGAAAAAGATTTTTGCTCACTACAAGCAAACCGAAGTGGTGGTTCATGATTCGCTTGTGCCCGAGCGTATTTACTCAGTGCTGGATTTCTCCGCCGATGCGGCGGAGCTGCAGAGCGATGTCCTGCCTACCTATGTGCAAATCCGCGTCGACCAGGAGAAGGAGCGGATTCGCTCTTTGTTGGTGAGATTACACCAAAACGGGGGGCAACCTTCCGCGTGGAGCCAAGAAGAACGACGGCTGGCTTGGCTGTTCCGTAGCGATCGGAGTGAGGACAAGTTCCTCCTGGCAGCGGATCCCAAACGGATCCGGGCCCAGCGCGGTCTGCGGGAGAAATTTGCCGAGGGAATCCGCATCTCGGGGCGGTACCTGCCAACGATGGAAGCGATCTTTCGTGCCGAGGGACTGCCCATCGAACTCACGCGGCTGCCACTGGTGGAGTCGTGTTTCAACGTGCGCGCCTATTCGAAGGCTGGGGCTGCGGGGATCTGGCAGTTCATGCCCGAGACTGGCCGCCGGTTCATGCGGGTGGATGATCTGGTTGACGAGCGGCGAGATCCTGTGGAGTCGACAAAGGCAGCGGCGAAGTTTTTGAAGCAGAATTACGCGAAGCTTGGCACGTGGCCGCTTGCGGTGACGGCTTACAATCATGGCCCGGCCGGAATGCAGAGGGCCGTGGAAGCCGTGGGTACGCGCGACTTTGTGGAGATCTTGCGCCGCTACCAGGGTCCGGGCTTTGGCTTTGCCTCGAGGAACTTCTACGCTGAGCTGTTGGCTGCAATCGAGATCGAACGCGAGGCAGAGCGCTACTACGGGCCGATCGAACGGTTGCGCCCGTTCGATCTCGAAGCAGTCGAATTGAGGGGTAGTGTGCCGTTTTCCGTCTTGGCCCGGCTTGCAGGTGTGGATGGCGAGACGCTTGCGGAGTGGAACCCGTCGCTCACCCCTAGGGTGACCGAGGGGCGCGCTCCTGCACCGCAGGGGTTTCGTTTGCGTTTGCCGAGGGCCAACCGAGCGACCTTCGAAACCCGCTACGCGGCGTGGCGGAAAGAACGGGAGGGCCAGGTGCAGTTGGCCCGCCGTCAAGGAAGCCGCAAGAGCCGATCGCAGCGAGAACCAGTTGCGGCTGTTGCGCAGTCAAGTGCTAAGGCGAAGCGCACCCATCGCGTCAAGCGTGGGCAAACGCTGACGGCGATTGCGCGAATGTATGGCCTCAGCGTGGCGGAGATTGAGCGCGAGAATCGGTTGCGGCGTGGGGCGCGCCTGCGGGCGGGTCAGGTGCTCATCATCCCTGAGGGCTGA
- a CDS encoding AarF/UbiB family protein, whose translation MRDTKAYAFSSHGPWTIDPAELCWLRCVDQRRQQLRALVPVLTQRRGTPPVRRFAKAALSLGGALVRWYAKERRGGGSVSRAGLSQRLRDAFEELGPPYIKLGQILSSGHGIFPDELVSAFRTLRDRVTPEPFSAVRRVLEEDLGSSLEDVFASFAAEPMAAASIAQVHQARLRTGEHVVVKIQRPQVAHLVRQDLQAMAWIAPWLVGRIPVAALANPPALVELFAETILEELDFRLEAANMLDIAALLAATGQRNIIVPRPHPIYVTERVLVMEQIDGMPYEQADAVRAAGIDTAALLRTLVVCLLEGAMLHGVFHGDLHGGNMVVTPSGQIGLFDYGITARMDHNQRLAFLRLMVHGMLGNVRAQIAASKDLGALSPTTDIDEVVRKLKLDQPVVDPTALSGHELAREIQYLTKTLLEFGAKLPKPLMLFVKNLIFLDDAVAHLAPEVNIFTEVLRIYAYFAEAYSERIAEEIGIDLSQYQFDLETFKAGLGLRPEVEHITHRDLEQRRRVIRAKLTEHDQRSA comes from the coding sequence GTGCGTGACACAAAAGCGTACGCCTTTTCGTCGCACGGCCCCTGGACAATCGATCCAGCCGAGCTCTGCTGGCTCCGCTGCGTAGACCAGCGGCGCCAGCAGCTGCGGGCTCTCGTGCCCGTTCTCACCCAGCGGCGAGGAACTCCGCCGGTCCGCCGCTTCGCCAAAGCAGCATTGTCTCTGGGCGGTGCGCTGGTGCGCTGGTATGCCAAAGAACGACGAGGCGGGGGCAGCGTGTCGCGTGCGGGATTATCGCAGCGCTTGCGCGACGCCTTCGAAGAGCTCGGGCCCCCGTACATCAAACTCGGCCAGATTCTCTCCAGCGGGCACGGCATCTTCCCCGATGAGCTCGTCAGCGCGTTTCGCACGCTGCGCGACCGTGTCACCCCCGAACCGTTCTCCGCGGTGCGGCGCGTCCTCGAGGAGGACCTGGGTTCTTCCCTCGAGGATGTTTTTGCCAGCTTCGCTGCTGAGCCGATGGCTGCAGCCTCCATTGCTCAAGTCCATCAAGCGCGGTTGCGCACCGGTGAGCACGTGGTGGTCAAGATCCAGCGCCCGCAGGTAGCGCACCTCGTGCGCCAAGACCTCCAGGCCATGGCTTGGATCGCACCCTGGCTGGTGGGCCGTATCCCAGTGGCGGCGCTGGCAAACCCACCCGCCTTGGTGGAGCTTTTTGCGGAAACCATTCTCGAAGAGCTTGACTTCCGCCTAGAAGCCGCGAACATGCTCGACATTGCTGCGCTACTCGCGGCCACCGGCCAGCGTAACATCATTGTGCCGCGCCCCCATCCGATCTACGTGACCGAACGCGTGCTCGTGATGGAGCAAATCGATGGGATGCCATACGAACAAGCCGATGCTGTTCGCGCCGCCGGTATTGACACCGCAGCGCTGCTGCGGACGCTGGTCGTCTGCCTTCTCGAGGGTGCAATGCTCCACGGGGTGTTTCACGGGGATCTCCATGGCGGCAACATGGTGGTCACGCCCAGCGGGCAAATTGGTCTGTTCGACTACGGCATCACCGCCCGCATGGATCACAACCAGCGCTTGGCCTTCCTCCGGCTCATGGTGCACGGCATGCTCGGGAACGTACGAGCGCAAATTGCTGCCTCCAAAGATCTCGGCGCCCTTTCGCCGACCACAGATATCGACGAGGTCGTCCGCAAGCTCAAGCTCGATCAACCCGTCGTAGATCCAACAGCGCTCAGCGGTCACGAACTAGCGCGGGAAATCCAGTACCTCACGAAAACTCTCTTGGAGTTCGGCGCGAAACTTCCGAAGCCACTGATGCTGTTCGTGAAGAACTTGATCTTTCTCGACGACGCCGTGGCTCACCTGGCCCCCGAGGTGAACATCTTTACCGAGGTGTTACGCATCTATGCGTACTTCGCAGAAGCCTACAGCGAGCGAATAGCGGAAGAGATCGGCATCGATTTGAGCCAGTATCAGTTCGACCTCGAGACCTTCAAGGCCGGACTCGGCTTGCGCCCCGAAGTGGAACACATCACGCACCGCGATCTCGAACAGCGCCGACGCGTGATTCGCGCGAAGCTCACGGAGCACGATCAACGCAGTGCGTAA
- a CDS encoding glutamate-5-semialdehyde dehydrogenase codes for MDVKAAVIELCRNARRAARQLATVNTNRKNACLDALARQLRQRQSAVLEANARDVEGAHKQGLSAALIDRLRLDPQRIEAMARGVEVVSSLPDPVGETIACWRRPNGLEIAQVRIPIGVVGIIYESRPGVTVDAGALCLKSGNAVILKGGSEAWHTNRELAAIFADALDEHGLPREAVQLLPTTNREAVHALLQQTEYVDVIVPRGGESLIRAITEMSRVPVIQHYAGICHTYVDEFADLSMAEEICYNAKVQRPGVCNAMETLLVHERVASEFLPAMIRRFEAARVEIRGCERTRQIVPHVRAATEEDWRTEYLDLILAVKVVSSLDEAIAFINTYGTGHSDAIVTNHYEHARRFQREVDSAAVYVNASTRFTDGYEFGFGAEVGISTNRLHARGPMGLRELTTYKYVISGHGQIRT; via the coding sequence ATGGACGTGAAAGCTGCGGTCATCGAGCTCTGCCGGAACGCACGACGTGCGGCGCGGCAGCTTGCCACGGTAAACACCAACCGGAAGAACGCCTGCCTGGATGCGCTTGCACGCCAACTGCGACAGCGGCAGAGCGCCGTACTGGAAGCCAATGCACGCGATGTGGAGGGAGCCCACAAGCAAGGTTTGTCAGCCGCCTTGATCGACCGCCTGCGCCTCGACCCGCAGCGCATCGAAGCTATGGCTCGTGGGGTTGAGGTTGTGTCCTCGTTGCCAGACCCGGTAGGGGAAACCATTGCCTGCTGGCGCCGTCCAAACGGGTTGGAGATTGCTCAAGTTCGCATCCCGATTGGCGTGGTGGGGATCATCTACGAGTCGCGACCGGGTGTGACGGTCGATGCCGGGGCACTGTGCCTCAAGTCGGGCAATGCAGTGATTTTGAAGGGCGGAAGCGAGGCGTGGCATACGAACCGCGAGCTCGCCGCCATCTTTGCTGACGCTTTGGACGAACACGGTCTACCGCGCGAAGCCGTGCAACTCTTACCGACAACCAACCGCGAGGCGGTACACGCGCTCCTGCAGCAGACCGAGTACGTCGATGTCATCGTCCCGCGCGGTGGGGAGAGCCTGATTCGCGCGATTACGGAAATGTCGCGCGTGCCGGTGATCCAGCACTACGCAGGCATCTGCCACACGTATGTGGACGAGTTCGCTGACCTCAGCATGGCAGAGGAAATTTGTTACAACGCGAAGGTGCAACGCCCTGGGGTGTGCAACGCGATGGAAACCCTGCTCGTGCATGAACGCGTGGCCTCAGAATTTTTGCCCGCAATGATTCGCCGCTTCGAAGCCGCCCGCGTCGAAATTCGCGGTTGCGAGCGCACACGCCAGATTGTGCCACATGTTCGCGCGGCCACTGAGGAAGATTGGCGCACCGAGTACCTCGACCTCATCCTGGCAGTGAAGGTCGTCTCCTCGCTCGACGAGGCCATTGCCTTCATCAACACTTACGGCACTGGGCACTCGGACGCCATCGTCACCAACCACTACGAGCACGCGCGCCGCTTCCAACGAGAGGTCGACTCCGCTGCGGTGTACGTGAATGCCTCGACACGCTTCACCGACGGCTACGAGTTCGGTTTTGGTGCGGAAGTAGGAATCTCGACCAACCGCCTGCACGCACGCGGCCCGATGGGCTTGAGGGAGTTGACCACCTACAAGTACGTGATTTCTGGACACGGGCAAATCCGCACGTGA
- the nadD gene encoding nicotinate-nucleotide adenylyltransferase, which yields MSARLTLRVGVFGGSFNPIHIGHLRVAEEVREAQQLDRVLFIPAALPPHKHGQRLASPEQRLQMVRLAIAGNRFFRVCDIELKRAGRSYSIDTLRALRQRSPHWELYFILGIDAFAEIATWKEYEQLFELSHFVVVSRPGTPAKPLLRVLPVVTRRAFWYARDGLTLIHRSGHKVLFQHVTGLDVSATAIRRDLLRGRSIRYLVPTTVERYILREGIYQRRSTAS from the coding sequence GTGAGCGCGAGGCTGACTTTGCGTGTCGGCGTGTTCGGCGGCAGCTTCAACCCGATCCACATCGGCCACCTGCGCGTGGCGGAAGAAGTTCGGGAAGCGCAGCAGCTCGACCGCGTCCTGTTCATTCCTGCAGCTCTGCCGCCGCACAAACACGGGCAACGCCTTGCCTCGCCGGAACAGCGACTCCAAATGGTACGGCTGGCGATTGCCGGAAACCGCTTCTTCCGCGTCTGCGACATCGAACTGAAGCGCGCCGGGCGGTCGTATTCCATCGACACGCTCCGCGCGTTACGACAACGCTCTCCCCACTGGGAGCTCTACTTCATTCTAGGCATCGATGCATTTGCGGAAATCGCCACGTGGAAAGAGTACGAGCAGTTATTCGAGCTCAGCCACTTCGTCGTCGTCTCGCGTCCCGGCACACCGGCCAAGCCTCTGCTCCGTGTCCTGCCGGTTGTCACGCGCCGAGCCTTCTGGTATGCGCGCGACGGTTTGACGCTGATCCACCGCTCGGGACACAAGGTGCTTTTTCAACACGTCACTGGCCTTGACGTGTCGGCGACCGCGATTCGCCGGGATTTACTACGGGGAAGATCTATCCGTTACCTCGTGCCTACTACGGTCGAGCGCTACATCCTGCGCGAGGGGATCTACCAAAGGAGGTCGACTGCATCGTGA